One segment of Pseudomonas asgharzadehiana DNA contains the following:
- a CDS encoding TetR/AcrR family transcriptional regulator: MVAKKLSAPNVTKTRLLDATEALFIKYGYDAVLLRQITERAQVNLAAVNYHFGDKDSLMKTLLMQRLEPLNEQRLELLARCEAESDGPLDCDTLLGVLFAPAMGLERSDPSSGEGRSFIRFLGRVYSDTSPFIQEYLKVHYQPVFQRFFEAFALALPDLPRNELGVRLQFALKAISGVMAGTELRLLMNSMSLGRPATDAEVMAKLITLVSAAIRVPQQSPEAQTALAKVLDTQRAIREQTAPVANAAR; encoded by the coding sequence ATGGTCGCGAAGAAACTCAGCGCTCCAAACGTTACCAAGACCCGCTTGCTGGATGCGACAGAAGCTCTGTTTATCAAATACGGGTATGACGCGGTGCTATTACGGCAGATTACCGAGCGTGCCCAAGTCAACCTGGCCGCCGTGAACTACCACTTCGGGGACAAGGATTCCCTGATGAAAACCCTGCTGATGCAACGTCTGGAGCCGCTCAACGAGCAGCGCCTGGAACTGCTGGCGCGCTGCGAAGCCGAATCCGACGGCCCGCTTGATTGCGACACGCTGCTGGGCGTGCTGTTCGCCCCGGCCATGGGCCTGGAGCGCAGCGACCCGTCAAGCGGGGAAGGGCGCTCGTTCATCCGCTTTTTGGGCCGGGTATACAGCGACACGTCGCCGTTTATCCAGGAATACCTCAAGGTGCATTACCAGCCGGTGTTCCAGCGCTTCTTCGAAGCCTTCGCCCTGGCCTTGCCGGACCTGCCGCGCAACGAGCTGGGGGTGCGCCTGCAATTTGCCCTCAAGGCGATTTCCGGGGTAATGGCCGGCACCGAGCTGCGCCTGCTGATGAACTCCATGAGCCTGGGCCGCCCGGCCACCGACGCCGAAGTCATGGCCAAGCTGATCACCCTGGTCTCGGCGGCGATCCGCGTGCCGCAACAAAGCCCCGAAGCGCAAACCGCCTTGGCCAAGGTGCTGGACACCCAGCGGGCTATTCGCGAACAAACGGCGCCTGTTGCCAACGCCGCACGCTGA
- a CDS encoding ABC transporter ATP-binding protein — translation MMTDTRAHPGLISLQGIGKRYQLAGQELTILKDVCLSIASGDSCGILGASGSGKSTLLNILGLLDLPNDGHYHFAGHDIFNASADELAAIRNQQIGFVFQSFNLLPRLSALDNVALPLSYRGVSRHESVERALRMLEQVGLADRAHHRPADLSGGQRQRVAIARALVGNPSVILADEPTGNLDSTTAQDIMDLLLALNREQQVTLIIVTHDPHIAERLARKILVRNGVVHEAHRP, via the coding sequence ATGATGACCGATACCCGCGCGCACCCAGGCTTGATCTCCCTGCAAGGCATCGGCAAGCGCTATCAGCTCGCCGGGCAGGAATTGACCATTCTCAAGGATGTGTGCCTGTCCATCGCCAGCGGTGACAGCTGCGGCATCCTCGGCGCCTCCGGTTCCGGCAAAAGTACCCTGCTCAATATCCTCGGTTTGCTGGACCTGCCCAACGACGGCCACTACCACTTTGCCGGCCACGATATTTTCAACGCCAGCGCCGATGAACTGGCCGCCATTCGCAACCAGCAGATCGGTTTCGTGTTCCAGAGCTTCAACCTGCTGCCGCGCCTCAGCGCGCTGGATAACGTCGCCCTGCCCTTGAGCTATCGCGGCGTGTCGCGCCATGAGTCCGTGGAGCGGGCCCTGCGCATGCTCGAACAGGTCGGCCTGGCCGACCGCGCTCACCATCGCCCTGCCGACCTCTCCGGCGGCCAGCGCCAACGGGTGGCGATTGCCCGCGCCTTGGTCGGCAACCCCTCGGTGATCCTCGCCGACGAACCCACCGGCAACCTCGACAGCACCACCGCCCAAGACATCATGGACCTGTTGCTGGCCCTGAACCGCGAGCAACAGGTCACGCTGATTATCGTCACCCATGACCCGCACATCGCCGAACGCCTGGCGCGCAAGATCCTGGTGCGCAATGGCGTGGTGCACGAGGCGCATCGCCCATGA
- a CDS encoding ABC transporter permease, translating to MSLRVEQSLSQLLHEAFISLRTLGKRSVLALLGIVIGSSSVVALINIGHNAAVDAAMIFKDMGTDTLIVQFPPKGGANVPMRSRLDLHAVRQAVAGIAHIGALTLFSGPIVFHGRSVNANFVGSTPDIQPAMRLVVQQGRFLSSFDTHETYGVIGDQIAQALGAPGDPVQLGDRVRINDYLFLIVGILHNQPRAMLMPVQANESLFIPAEGMRRIYATPQISNVIIRAAPGQDMECIAKAAAAALQRQLTDHDVDIQVPQQMIDGMTRQSRTFAYLLLALGAISLVGGGVGVMNVMLMNVSQRRREIGIRMALGARRRDIRNLFLIEAVTLTAVGALCGAVLGMTAAWFYAWLSGWEFALAAAALPLGVGSTLWVGLFFGIYPAVSASRLQPVEALRDE from the coding sequence ATGAGCCTGCGGGTCGAACAAAGCCTCAGCCAACTGCTGCATGAAGCCTTTATCAGCCTGCGCACCTTGGGCAAGCGCTCGGTCCTGGCGTTGCTCGGCATCGTGATCGGCAGCTCCTCGGTGGTGGCGTTGATCAATATCGGGCACAACGCGGCGGTGGATGCCGCGATGATTTTCAAGGACATGGGCACCGACACGCTCATCGTCCAGTTCCCCCCCAAAGGCGGCGCCAACGTGCCGATGCGCAGCCGTCTCGACCTGCATGCGGTGCGCCAGGCGGTAGCGGGCATCGCGCATATCGGCGCCCTGACGCTGTTCAGCGGGCCCATCGTGTTCCATGGCCGCAGCGTCAATGCCAACTTTGTCGGCAGTACGCCCGACATCCAGCCAGCGATGCGCCTGGTGGTGCAACAGGGCCGCTTCCTGTCGAGCTTCGACACCCACGAAACCTATGGCGTGATCGGCGACCAGATCGCCCAGGCCCTCGGCGCACCGGGCGACCCAGTGCAACTGGGCGACCGCGTGCGCATCAACGATTACCTGTTCCTGATCGTGGGCATCCTGCACAACCAGCCCCGGGCGATGTTAATGCCGGTGCAGGCCAACGAGTCGCTGTTCATCCCCGCCGAAGGCATGCGCCGCATCTACGCCACCCCGCAGATCAGCAACGTGATCATTCGCGCCGCGCCCGGCCAAGACATGGAATGCATTGCCAAAGCCGCCGCCGCGGCCTTGCAACGCCAACTCACCGACCACGATGTCGACATCCAGGTGCCTCAGCAAATGATCGATGGCATGACCCGGCAAAGCCGCACGTTCGCCTATTTGCTGCTGGCCCTGGGCGCGATCTCGCTGGTGGGCGGCGGCGTGGGCGTGATGAACGTGATGCTGATGAACGTTTCGCAGCGGCGCCGCGAAATCGGCATCCGCATGGCCCTGGGCGCGCGTCGACGGGATATCCGCAACCTGTTCCTGATCGAAGCGGTGACCCTCACCGCCGTCGGCGCGTTGTGCGGCGCGGTACTCGGCATGACGGCGGCGTGGTTCTACGCCTGGCTGTCAGGCTGGGAATTCGCGCTGGCCGCGGCGGCCCTGCCCCTGGGAGTGGGCAGTACGTTGTGGGTGGGTTTGTTCTTCGGCATCTACCCCGCGGTCTCGGCCTCGCGGTTGCAACCGGTGGAGGCCCTGCGCGATGAATAA
- a CDS encoding TolC family protein produces the protein MNKWLLLLTLISLPGMAADVVIRPSAPTTSRSVSLNAQVTTLTLGDAVYLGLRNNPAIRSAYLQRVAQKFDLRVAEDVFNPKLTLNSYYRGTRGSQDSARNANLAPSSSLLGEYGTRLSMAWTQQLNNADRAGRYRSDGLDLAIIQPLLRGAGWDATTAPLRLSRLSEQANRLNLKATVAQTISQIIATYRELLRAQEQLSIVQDALARSGTLLEVNQALISAGRMAEFEIVQTEADIATQQLGVEEAQNQLDTNRLALLRLLALDLSTPIRATEALEAKPMQIDKRQAFNLAQTQQPEYLAALLGSQQADLNLVIAKDSGRWQVDLVAGANQIRDAYNNDAGSSNNRTWDSYAGVQVQIPIGDISTRQAEVRARVNVEDQQIRITDARQELERSVNDVVRDLGTRWRQYEISQRAVELSRRKIEIEREKLSAGRSTNFQVLSFETDLRNAENARLNALIAYLNAQTQLDLTLGMTLESWEIALNDY, from the coding sequence ATGAATAAATGGCTGCTATTGCTGACGCTGATCAGCCTGCCCGGCATGGCCGCCGACGTGGTCATCCGGCCGTCGGCGCCCACTACCTCGCGCAGCGTATCGCTGAATGCGCAGGTCACCACCCTGACCCTGGGTGATGCGGTGTATCTGGGCCTGCGCAACAACCCGGCGATCCGCAGCGCGTACCTGCAACGGGTCGCGCAGAAGTTCGACCTGCGCGTGGCCGAAGACGTGTTCAACCCCAAGCTCACCCTCAACAGCTATTACCGCGGCACTCGCGGCTCCCAGGACAGCGCACGCAACGCCAACCTGGCGCCGTCCAGCAGCCTGCTCGGTGAGTACGGCACGCGCCTGAGCATGGCCTGGACCCAGCAGTTGAACAACGCCGACCGCGCCGGCCGCTATCGCAGCGACGGCCTGGACCTGGCAATTATCCAACCGCTGCTGCGCGGCGCCGGCTGGGACGCCACCACCGCGCCGCTGCGCCTGTCGCGCCTGTCGGAGCAGGCCAACCGCCTGAACCTCAAGGCCACGGTGGCGCAGACCATCAGCCAGATCATCGCCACCTATCGCGAATTGCTGCGCGCCCAGGAGCAACTGAGCATCGTGCAAGACGCCCTCGCGCGCTCCGGCACCCTGCTGGAAGTGAACCAGGCGCTGATCAGTGCCGGGCGCATGGCCGAGTTCGAAATCGTGCAGACCGAAGCCGACATCGCCACCCAGCAACTGGGCGTGGAGGAAGCCCAGAACCAACTGGACACCAATCGCCTGGCCCTGCTGCGCCTGCTGGCGCTGGACCTGTCCACGCCGATTCGCGCCACCGAAGCCCTGGAGGCCAAGCCCATGCAGATCGACAAGCGCCAAGCCTTCAACCTGGCGCAAACCCAGCAACCGGAATACCTCGCCGCCCTGCTCGGCAGCCAGCAGGCCGACCTCAACCTGGTGATCGCCAAGGACTCCGGGCGCTGGCAAGTCGACCTCGTCGCCGGCGCGAACCAGATTCGCGACGCCTACAACAACGACGCCGGCAGCAGTAACAACCGCACCTGGGACAGCTACGCCGGGGTGCAAGTGCAGATCCCCATCGGCGACATCAGCACCCGCCAGGCCGAAGTGCGTGCGCGCGTCAACGTCGAGGACCAGCAGATCCGCATCACCGATGCGCGCCAAGAGCTGGAGCGCAGCGTCAACGATGTGGTGCGCGACCTCGGCACGCGCTGGCGCCAGTATGAAATCTCCCAGCGCGCGGTGGAGTTGTCGCGCCGCAAAATCGAGATCGAACGGGAAAAACTCAGCGCCGGGCGCTCCACCAACTTCCAGGTGCTGAGTTTCGAGACCGACCTGCGCAACGCCGAAAATGCCCGGCTCAATGCCCTGATCGCTTATTTGAACGCCCAGACCCAGCTCGACCTGACGCTGGGCATGACGTTGGAAAGTTGGGAAATCGCCCTCAATGACTACTGA
- a CDS encoding efflux RND transporter periplasmic adaptor subunit → MTTDKKRLLGAVLILLVAGAALALRSPAQDPAGTAEQWLAVKPDALVHQIGLVGKIEPDTTLVLTAPFDGNVQANLVEQGQRVEAGQVLLRMDPATLQMQLRDALAAQLKARRTVQEMQDWDSSPAVSRARRSLRTAEMSAGNTQRKLTESDNLFKRGIIPRNELDDLKQQAQQQQLDLASARSELQQALDQGKGEYRQIADMELTNATVKYEALRTLLEGQDVKAPFSGIVVPAPGNNSAQGGNINNAPIQAGSKVSQGQVLFGLANIERLKIVAKVSELDINQLHQGQAVEVMGDGFDGERLSGSVSVVSGLAMASDSQGSAQFPVTLTIPRLTPQQLQRVRLGMSARLTIVTYNNAQALVVPSQAIQTDMTVEYREAMDKPVERVNVTTGQSTAQGVEVFGLKPGLVKILK, encoded by the coding sequence ATGACTACTGATAAAAAACGCCTGTTGGGCGCTGTGCTGATCCTGCTGGTGGCCGGCGCGGCGCTGGCCCTGCGCAGCCCCGCGCAAGACCCGGCCGGCACCGCCGAGCAGTGGCTGGCAGTCAAGCCCGACGCGCTGGTGCACCAGATCGGCCTGGTGGGCAAGATCGAGCCCGACACCACTCTGGTCCTCACCGCGCCATTCGACGGCAATGTGCAGGCCAACCTGGTGGAGCAAGGTCAGCGGGTCGAAGCCGGCCAGGTGCTGCTGCGCATGGACCCTGCCACCCTGCAAATGCAACTGCGCGACGCCCTCGCCGCCCAGCTCAAGGCTCGGCGCACCGTGCAGGAGATGCAGGATTGGGACAGCAGCCCCGCCGTCAGCCGCGCCCGACGCAGCTTGCGCACCGCCGAAATGAGCGCCGGCAACACCCAGCGCAAGCTCACCGAAAGCGACAACCTGTTCAAGCGCGGCATCATCCCGCGCAATGAACTGGACGACCTCAAGCAACAGGCCCAACAGCAACAGCTGGACCTCGCCTCCGCACGCAGTGAACTGCAACAGGCCCTGGACCAGGGCAAGGGCGAATACCGCCAGATCGCCGACATGGAACTGACCAACGCCACGGTGAAATACGAGGCGCTGCGCACGTTGCTCGAAGGCCAGGACGTCAAGGCGCCGTTCTCCGGCATCGTGGTGCCCGCGCCCGGTAATAATTCAGCCCAGGGGGGCAACATTAACAACGCGCCCATCCAGGCCGGCAGTAAGGTCAGCCAGGGCCAGGTACTGTTTGGCCTGGCAAATATCGAACGGCTGAAAATCGTCGCCAAGGTCTCGGAACTGGACATCAACCAATTGCATCAGGGCCAGGCGGTGGAAGTGATGGGTGATGGTTTTGACGGCGAACGGCTGAGCGGTTCGGTGAGTGTGGTCAGTGGATTGGCGATGGCCAGTGACAGCCAGGGCAGCGCCCAGTTTCCGGTGACCCTGACGATCCCCCGGCTCACGCCCCAGCAGTTGCAGCGGGTGCGGCTGGGCATGAGCGCACGGTTGACCATCGTCACCTACAACAATGCCCAGGCGCTCGTCGTGCCGAGCCAGGCGATCCAAACGGACATGACCGTGGAATATCGCGAGGCGATGGATAAACCGGTGGAACGGGTGAACGTGACGACAGGCCAATCGACGGCGCAAGGGGTCGAGGTATTCGGCCTCAAGCCCGGCCTGGTGAAAATCTTAAAATAA
- a CDS encoding FAD/NAD(P)-binding protein yields the protein MSESTRDADVLIIGGGLSGTMLAVQLLRLPGRRRILVIEPRAELGRGEAYSAVELGHTLNGNAARMSVDPDNADDLTQWLTEHIGAGGWPESDQQHVPISELFPPRGLFGLYAQQRLAEAKALSASTVAHVRAEVVDLQVDAGSTRLTLDNGQSLRGAVAVLATGMFPAARTPQTESSGLNAAAVDPWDVQAMAQLDPQSTVLIIGSGLTMVDAVVSLEQAGHRGPIEVFSRHGLLPHVRRQPPSWVDFLGEDHSLRSPRQLLREVRRQCRIAVAQGIDWQAPLDTVRAHIGRLWSQAGEREKRQFVRHVRPWWESHHHRSPPLSAQLVARLHDEGRLRIRAASFKGLAPADEGVTIRLRYRGEPALTQVSGAALINSSGIEYDWRRVARPLPRQLLKRGLIQPGPLALGIAAHVSGAVLDAQGQASQRLFAMGPPLRGMWWESTAVTDVALQAKALASRLAEI from the coding sequence ATGAGTGAATCCACCCGCGACGCTGATGTGCTGATCATCGGCGGCGGCCTGAGCGGCACGATGCTCGCCGTGCAACTGCTGCGCTTGCCTGGCCGGCGTCGGATCCTGGTGATCGAGCCGCGTGCCGAATTGGGGCGGGGCGAGGCCTACAGCGCGGTCGAGCTGGGCCACACGCTGAACGGCAACGCGGCGCGCATGAGCGTCGACCCCGACAATGCCGACGACCTGACGCAGTGGCTCACCGAGCACATCGGCGCCGGTGGCTGGCCGGAGTCGGACCAACAGCACGTACCGATCAGCGAACTGTTCCCGCCGCGCGGGCTGTTCGGCTTGTACGCGCAGCAGCGGCTGGCCGAGGCCAAGGCGCTGTCGGCGTCCACGGTGGCGCATGTAAGGGCCGAAGTGGTCGACCTGCAAGTGGACGCGGGTTCAACCCGGCTGACCCTCGATAACGGCCAGTCACTGCGCGGCGCCGTTGCGGTGTTGGCCACCGGCATGTTCCCGGCGGCGCGCACGCCACAAACCGAGTCCAGCGGTTTGAACGCGGCGGCGGTGGACCCTTGGGACGTGCAGGCCATGGCCCAGCTCGACCCGCAATCGACGGTGCTGATCATTGGCTCGGGGCTGACCATGGTCGATGCCGTGGTGTCCCTGGAACAGGCCGGTCATCGTGGGCCCATCGAGGTGTTTTCGCGCCATGGCCTGCTGCCCCATGTGCGCCGCCAACCGCCGAGTTGGGTGGACTTTCTCGGCGAGGACCACAGCCTGCGCAGCCCTCGGCAGTTGCTGCGAGAGGTGCGGCGCCAATGCCGGATTGCAGTGGCGCAAGGCATTGACTGGCAGGCGCCGCTGGACACGGTACGCGCGCATATCGGCCGGCTGTGGAGCCAGGCCGGCGAGCGTGAGAAACGCCAATTCGTGCGGCATGTGCGGCCGTGGTGGGAGAGCCATCACCACCGCTCGCCGCCGTTGAGTGCGCAGTTGGTGGCGCGGTTGCACGACGAGGGGCGGTTACGCATTCGCGCGGCGTCGTTCAAGGGCCTGGCGCCTGCGGATGAGGGCGTGACGATCCGTTTGCGCTATCGCGGTGAGCCAGCGCTGACCCAGGTGTCGGGCGCGGCGCTGATCAACTCCAGCGGCATCGAATACGACTGGCGCCGCGTGGCGCGGCCGTTGCCCCGGCAATTGCTCAAGCGCGGCCTGATCCAGCCTGGGCCGTTGGCGTTGGGGATTGCGGCGCACGTGTCGGGCGCGGTGCTGGACGCCCAGGGGCAGGCCAGCCAAAGACTGTTCGCCATGGGCCCGCCGTTGCGCGGGATGTGGTGGGAGAGCACCGCGGTGACGGACGTGGCGCTTCAGGCCAAAGCCCTGGCTTCGAGGCTGGCGGAAATCTGA
- a CDS encoding ABC transporter ATP-binding protein: MSQPATEPARPSLLTVNDIEVIYDGAILAVAGVSLSVPKGAIVALLGANGAGKSTTLKAISGLVRAERAEVSRGVIEYAGRDLAGIDPSQRVREGMVHVLEGRHVFGQLSVEDNLRSGGFVRRLSRKDMEHDLERIYTWFPRLKTKRHTRAGLTSGGEQQMVAIGRALMTRPTLVLLDEPSMGLAPMIVQEIFAIIAQLNREQQVSFLIAEQNINVALTYASHGYVLDTGRVALSGSAAELLARGDLHDIYLGKQ, translated from the coding sequence ATGAGCCAGCCTGCCACCGAGCCTGCGCGCCCGTCGCTGCTGACGGTCAACGACATTGAAGTGATTTACGACGGCGCAATCCTGGCGGTGGCCGGGGTGTCGCTGAGTGTGCCCAAGGGCGCCATTGTTGCCTTGCTCGGTGCCAACGGCGCCGGCAAGAGCACTACCCTCAAGGCCATCTCCGGGCTGGTGCGTGCCGAGCGCGCCGAGGTCAGCCGGGGTGTGATTGAATACGCCGGGCGCGACCTGGCCGGTATCGACCCCAGCCAGCGCGTGCGCGAGGGCATGGTGCATGTGCTGGAGGGGCGGCATGTGTTCGGCCAACTGAGCGTGGAAGACAACCTGCGCAGCGGCGGCTTTGTGCGCCGCCTGAGCCGCAAGGACATGGAGCACGACTTGGAGCGCATCTACACCTGGTTCCCAAGGCTCAAGACCAAGCGCCACACCCGCGCCGGGCTCACCTCCGGCGGCGAGCAGCAGATGGTCGCCATCGGCCGGGCGTTGATGACGCGTCCTACTTTGGTACTGCTCGACGAGCCGTCCATGGGTTTGGCGCCTATGATCGTGCAGGAGATCTTCGCGATCATCGCGCAGCTCAACCGTGAACAGCAGGTGAGCTTCCTGATCGCCGAGCAGAACATCAACGTCGCGCTGACCTATGCGTCCCACGGTTACGTGCTGGATACTGGGCGCGTGGCCTTGAGCGGCAGCGCCGCTGAGCTGCTGGCACGGGGTGATTTGCATGATATTTATCTGGGTAAACAGTAA
- a CDS encoding ABC transporter substrate-binding protein, translating into MRASLKRSLVGAAFALAALAGAVPQAMATPDQQFIPLATYRVGAYASSGVQVWAGMIDYLRYINEVEGGINGVKLVWQECETEWTAEKGIECYERFKHGLDGSPVAVYQPNGAPAAYALSERAEVDKIPLITLGYGRTEATDGTVFPYNFPVMLTFYSEASSLVNYIAEREGGFDKLKGKKIATVYHDSAYGRETLGPLKLLAEKYGFENIQIPVADPGNEQSAQWRQVRQANPDWVFLRTWGVSTPVAVKTAARFGFPVDHIIGDIWASSSEDVLPAGAAAKGYLALTPYPAGADFEIHQRLKQAILDKGHSDLKDLKNFGSVYYNSGLVNAAVAVEAIRTAQAKFGKRPLNGEEGRWGLEHLNIDDARLKAMGYLGLMQNLKLSCRDHEGGGSARVQQWDGAQWTLISDWIAADRALLRPLIDEKSAAFAKEKGLTPRTCTGDE; encoded by the coding sequence ATGCGTGCATCCTTGAAACGTTCCCTGGTCGGCGCCGCCTTTGCGTTGGCCGCATTGGCCGGCGCCGTGCCCCAGGCCATGGCGACGCCGGACCAGCAATTCATTCCCCTGGCTACCTATCGCGTGGGCGCCTATGCCTCCAGTGGCGTGCAGGTGTGGGCCGGGATGATCGACTACCTGCGCTACATCAACGAGGTCGAAGGCGGCATCAACGGCGTCAAGCTGGTGTGGCAGGAATGCGAGACCGAATGGACGGCCGAGAAGGGTATCGAATGCTATGAGCGCTTCAAGCACGGCCTGGATGGCTCGCCGGTCGCGGTGTACCAACCCAACGGCGCGCCGGCGGCGTATGCCCTGAGCGAGCGCGCCGAAGTCGACAAGATCCCGCTGATCACCCTCGGCTACGGGCGCACCGAGGCCACTGACGGCACGGTGTTCCCCTACAACTTCCCGGTGATGCTGACCTTCTACAGCGAGGCGTCGAGCCTGGTCAATTACATCGCCGAGCGCGAAGGCGGCTTCGACAAGCTCAAGGGCAAGAAGATCGCCACGGTCTATCACGACTCGGCCTACGGTCGCGAAACCCTCGGGCCACTGAAATTGCTCGCCGAAAAGTATGGCTTTGAGAACATCCAGATCCCGGTGGCCGACCCCGGCAACGAACAATCGGCGCAATGGCGCCAGGTCCGCCAGGCCAACCCGGACTGGGTGTTCCTGCGTACCTGGGGCGTGTCCACGCCGGTAGCGGTGAAGACCGCCGCGCGCTTCGGCTTCCCCGTGGACCACATCATCGGCGACATCTGGGCCAGTTCCAGCGAGGACGTGCTGCCGGCCGGTGCCGCCGCCAAGGGGTACCTGGCGCTCACGCCGTACCCGGCCGGGGCCGACTTCGAGATCCATCAGCGCCTCAAGCAAGCCATCCTCGACAAGGGCCACAGCGACCTCAAGGACCTGAAAAACTTCGGCAGTGTCTACTACAACTCCGGCCTGGTGAATGCCGCCGTAGCGGTAGAGGCGATTCGCACCGCGCAGGCCAAATTCGGTAAGCGCCCACTCAATGGCGAAGAAGGCCGCTGGGGCCTGGAACACCTGAACATCGACGACGCACGCCTTAAAGCCATGGGCTACCTGGGCCTGATGCAGAACCTCAAGCTGTCGTGCCGCGACCACGAAGGCGGCGGCTCGGCGCGGGTGCAGCAGTGGGACGGCGCCCAGTGGACGCTGATCAGCGACTGGATCGCCGCCGACCGCGCACTGCTGCGCCCGTTGATCGATGAAAAGTCGGCCGCGTTCGCCAAGGAAAAAGGCCTGACGCCACGCACCTGCACTGGGGATGAATAA
- a CDS encoding branched-chain amino acid ABC transporter permease, with amino-acid sequence MSIPVAQGTAPLLLMQRRLPWGLLGLLALAFGVVPLWGNDYWLNAILIPFLVLSLAGLGLNLLTGYTGQTSVGAAGFMAVGAFATYGFLLRLPELGLPVALLGGGIISAGVGLLFGLPSSRIKGFYLMVTTLAAQFFLEWLFVKFPWFYNYGSSGTISAPKLALFGHDLNTPLGRYLLTLVTVLLLTWTATNLVRSQVGRNWMAIRDMDTAAAVVGIAVVRYKRLAFAVSSFYLGIAGALWAFAYLGTASAGSFDINRSFQILFIIIIGGMGSIAGNFVGAAFISLLPIFLSHAGQALFGGSVDAGQLQNLQKIIFGVLIIVFLIKEPEGLIRLLHTLRDRLRQWPLRF; translated from the coding sequence ATGTCGATTCCTGTTGCGCAAGGCACCGCGCCGTTACTGCTGATGCAACGACGCCTGCCCTGGGGCCTGCTCGGCCTGCTGGCCCTGGCTTTTGGCGTGGTGCCGCTGTGGGGCAATGACTATTGGCTCAATGCGATCCTGATTCCGTTTCTGGTGCTGTCCCTGGCCGGGTTGGGCTTGAACCTGCTGACCGGCTACACCGGGCAGACCTCGGTGGGCGCCGCCGGCTTCATGGCGGTTGGCGCATTTGCCACCTACGGCTTTCTGCTGCGCCTGCCCGAGCTGGGCCTGCCGGTGGCGCTGCTGGGCGGTGGGATTATCAGCGCAGGGGTGGGCTTGCTGTTCGGCCTGCCCAGTTCGCGGATCAAGGGCTTCTACCTGATGGTCACCACCCTGGCCGCGCAGTTTTTCCTGGAGTGGCTGTTCGTCAAATTCCCCTGGTTCTACAACTACGGTTCGTCCGGCACGATTTCGGCGCCCAAGCTTGCGCTGTTCGGCCATGACCTCAACACGCCGCTGGGCCGTTACCTGCTGACGCTGGTCACGGTGCTGCTGTTGACCTGGACCGCGACCAACCTGGTGCGCAGCCAAGTGGGGCGCAACTGGATGGCGATCCGCGACATGGACACCGCCGCCGCCGTGGTCGGCATTGCGGTGGTGCGCTACAAGCGCCTGGCGTTTGCGGTCAGTTCGTTCTACTTGGGCATCGCCGGCGCGCTGTGGGCCTTCGCCTACCTGGGCACCGCCAGTGCCGGCAGCTTCGATATCAACCGCTCGTTCCAGATCCTGTTCATCATCATTATCGGCGGCATGGGCAGCATCGCCGGCAACTTCGTCGGCGCGGCCTTCATCAGTTTGCTGCCGATCTTTCTCAGCCACGCCGGGCAGGCATTGTTCGGCGGTTCGGTGGACGCGGGGCAGTTGCAGAACCTGCAGAAAATTATCTTTGGCGTGTTGATCATCGTGTTCCTGATCAAGGAGCCCGAGGGCTTGATTCGCCTGTTGCATACCCTTCGCGATCGGCTGCGGCAGTGGCCGCTACGTTTCTAA